The Setaria viridis chromosome 6, Setaria_viridis_v4.0, whole genome shotgun sequence genome includes the window atcatctctgtcggtttggaaactagcatcggtgtaacctgttacaacgagctcttcctgacctccatagacgaggaacatatctttagtccttctcaagtacttaagaatgtttttcaccgctgtccagtgactctcacctggatcagattggtgtctgcttgtcatacttagcgcatatgaaacatctaggcgagtacttatcattgcatacatgatagatccaatagccgaggcatatggcactctactcatgcgatcccgctcatcagcagtcgaaggacactgagtcttgctgagatgtatgccatgtgacataggcaagaaccctttctttgcctcttccatgctgaaccgcttcaacactttgtcaatataagtatcttggctcagacctataagccttctcgatctatctctatagatcttaatgcccagaatatatgccgcttcccctaagtccttcatcgaaaaactatttttcagtgaagtctttacggactcaagcataggaatgttatttccaatcagtaatatgtcatccacatataagattagaaatactacagagctcccactaaccttcttgtaaacacaagactcttcttcgttcttggtgaagtcaaaccctttgaccacttcatcaaaacgaatgttccaactcctagatgcttgcttcaatccataaatggatctctgaagcttgcatacctttccagcatttttcggatcgacaaactAGAACTATATATAGTAAATAGGCACGGGCTAAAagtattatatgattttgagctaaataaatatAGGGTTGGGTTGTGAAGGAGATATGGATCTCGTAGCCATGAGTGAACAAAACAGAGAGCGCCACACATCGATTAAAAGGTGGGCCGAAACAGataaaagataaaaaagaatCATATCGGCCCACAATGAAATGTTAAACAGAAGAACGCAAATCTTGAAAACATATGGGTCGTTCAAAACCGACGGGCTAATCTTTCTACGTGCTGGGCTGATCCCATGTGGGCCGATACAGACACGTCAGGACAAGAAGACCCACCCGGCCAGGCCCAGACGCAGGAGACAAGAGATTGAAGAGGATAGATCGAATCAATAGCCAACTcctctcgtcgtcctcgtctccAAATCGAGGCAtaccccaaaccctagccatcCCCAATCCGGCCGCCGCGTCTACCGATCCGTTAgatccatggccgccgccgccgccgccgctgccggcgactCCGCTGTACCCAACTGGGTGATGCTGGAGCGCTTGGCCTTCCGGAGGGACGACCCCGCCTCCTTCCGCGAGGACAGGAGGACCTTCGCTTccggcaccacctccgccggcaCTCAATTCGACGTCTCCTTCATCCTCGCCGAGCCTCCCACCCCCTCGCGCCTCTACCTCTCGTGGCCGGAAGGGCCCAAGAAGGGGGGCCAGGGCCTGGTCATGGCGGCCAACCGCAACCTCGTCCTCTTCAGGCTCGACTCCCTCGTCGACGAATCCGAGCCTTTCGGGCAGGTAGTGCATGATTACTTCATCTACATAGCTAATCCCTCCTCACAGCAGACACCCCTGCTCAGACGGCTGCCCCCCTGCACCGAGTACAACGTTTATATTGAGATGCAAGTTACTCGCTTGTTTCCGGTGCTGGCTGTTGGTCTGTTGTGCCATGGCGAAGACGAGTTTGCCGTGGCGCATCTGGCCATCAggcctcgcaaaaaaaaatcagggtctcgcaaaaaaaaatcagctatGCAAGCTGAGCTATGCGTGCTACGCTCGTCATTGTCCAGCAGTGATGATGCCAAATGGGAGACCAAGGTCTTTCCGCTACAGTACCAATACGATGATTTACACTATGATTTTCTGAACTGGGAAGTGGATGGTGTAGTTCCCTTCAAGAATGCCTTGTGCTGGGTTAACTACTGTAGAGGCATCCTTTTCTTCGACGGCGTCTTTGAAGACAGACCCAAGGTCTCCTACATCCGCTTGCCTCTGGATACTTCTTTCCGAGGGACTGGGACTGATGCCGATGCACGCAAGGGGATGTACCGTGGCTTGTGTGTCACTGAAGGTGGCCATCGGTTGGTATTTGTTGATGTTGCCCGTCATGATGGAAAATGTTATGGCCCGAGGATGCCCAACACTGGTTTCACCCTCACCTCCCGGACATTGAAGATGACAGGGAATTGCACCACGCCGTGGGAGTGGAATCAGGATGCTGTTGTCACTTCAGATGAACTATGGCATGCAAACACCATGGAGAGTCTCCCTCGTGACATTGTGATGCTCCCATTGCTGAGTATAGATAAGGCCAATGTTGCGCACCTTTCAATGCTTGACTGGGATGGTGGCAGATTCTCATTAGTTTCCATCGACTTGAGTAACATGCAAGTGATGGGCCCAGTCATTACATACCTCGAAGGGGAGGATGATACTGCTGATGCTGACATCGTCAAGACAAAGCAAGTATTATGTGCACACTTTATTCCATCCGAATTCCCCAAGTTCCTGGATCTCAGGTAACTTCAGCGTTGCCTCCCACTTTTACTTgagcacaattttttttcatgcagcCTTTTGCTCTCCTTTTTTCAGCAGTTAAGGTTTCTGCCATGTTATTCTTGAAACCTTTGAGGAATCAACAGAATGTGCTGGTTGCTGGGACTAATATGGATCAATGTTTTCAAATCCTTATGTTGAGTCTAGTCGCTGGGTACCAACTAGATGGCTAATCGTGACTAGGCAACGATTAAATTGCAATTAGCTCTGAGACCAGTCGATCCACCCTTGCCTATAGTAGTGAATGATAGAGTATAACACAAAGGTGACGAACTGATCTCTTGGTTTGAGCCCAACACATAATTGTTCTTTGTGGGTTCTTCAATCTGAAAGTGCATAATAGCGTGCCAGCGTTATGCTTTGTTTCCTTCACTATTTTGATTCTACATGTCAAATTATTGAAAGGTTTTGTTCAGTTACCAACAACATGGATCCTTAGAAGTAAGTGGCACCCAGCGAATCAGCATCATATCGAAGAACCCCTAGGTCTTCTAAACAAACGGGCTGGAATTGTGGAAATCAATTAAACTTAATTATATCCATAGTGCCTTCCTTGTATATCATGTTTCATTCAGCTAGTAGTAACCTCAGCAACTTGACAGTCTTGGGAAATTAGGCAATGGTAGTCTGCCTGTGGTTAATATAGGCCCTTTTTGTATCCACTTATTTCCTGCTTATCAATGGAAATAAGCGATAAGCCCACCCAAACGCCTAGCTTTTTTCCCGCTTTCCACCCAAGCCGCTTAGCCCACAATCTGGAAAACAACTAGCGTCCCACTTATTCTCTACGCGGTCTTGGGGCCGCTTCTCGGGCAAGCGAAGCGCTTTTTCCCGATACCCTCACCCGTCCGCTGCCTGCCGCCCTccgaccggcgccggcgccggctccatccgccgcccgcctgcctccACCGCTTCCCTGCACAAATCCTATCCAGATCCCGTTGCCATCGGTCACTAGCACTCCTGCCCagatcccgtcgccgccggttcCGTTCACTGCCGCCACCGGTCGACCCTACGCTTGGCCCCCTGCGCTTGGCCTCCGGTCGGCCCTGCTGTTCTTTTTTGTGAAGGAGGTGGCGGAGTCCTTGCCGTGAGTGCTGGCCGTCTATTGCTGAGTGCTGGCCGTGAGCAGCATTTGAGCTCCCCCTGCGTGCTGCCGTTGTTGTTGAGAAGGAGCTAGTGCTGCCGTTGTTGTTGAGAAGGAGCTAGATATGGGTGCATTGCGTCATGTTATTGCTGTCGCTATGGTTCGTGATTCGTTGTTGTACTCATGAtggatgtttccatactagaccgatctatcatatgaatttcatattattgtaatgAAATTTCTATTTCACAAAATCCAAAAATATTGGAATTATTATCTTCTCCTCAAATTCACaacaaaaatgagctattatgaGCCTCAGGGGCATTTAGGTCAATTTACCAGccaggacagacaatcgacacaaaataatcaggattgccaaacacccagCTTATTCAGACAGCGGATTCTCCAGACAGCAGGCAAGCTTTTAAGATAAGCctgcttgccagataagcgagttccagaaaagcgtataTAAACAGGGCCATAAATGTTTCACGGCTTATTCTGTTGCTAACTGTTGCTTGTCACGTTGATCAAAATCGACCATAAGCTAAGTTATTTTTTCTTAATGACGTCCGAGGCACCTGAGAATCTTTTATAATTCTTGGTAACCATGGATACTATCAAAATAACTTCAGCAATGGGTGAATCTAAGACTATGGGAAGCCTAAATTTCGATTTGTACAGATTATCTCTGCTGAAAAAAATTATTGAAATCATCAGCATGTGTTGTAGCTGACAATTATTGTTTCCTATTTGTATTGATGAAGTTCTTGCTACTGTATTGCAGGAAGAGAGAGAATCATCCATAAGTCCTGTCACCATATCGGCTGGCCACCGTCGTCATGTGTGTTGCTTCTTCATTTTCCAGTTCTGTTGTGCTGGATTCTACTGCCGACTTTGTTGATTGGCTACTACAATTCTGAGTTTAGTCCTCAGCTTTTGTGTGTTCCCTGCACTTGTGTACTATAAATAGCCAGGAAAAACACCTTTACCAGGCTCATCCGTTGAACTATATGATAATGCTAGATGATGTGTCCATGCCTTGCTAACGTCTTCTACATGCCATGCGAGTTAAAAATCCTGCAATCATGTTTCGTGGTAGCAGTTTACCTTTGCACAATGAAACTCCTCACTAAACCACAGTTCAATTTGAGGGACTACTGCGTTGTTTTTACAGGGATCTAATGCCATCAATCAAATTGTAAAATACAGACAGGTACGCGTGGAATGGACACTTGTGTTCATTCAGATTTTTGTGATATTTCATACCTAATGATTACCAGGTTGTCACGCCCCTACATGCAAAATTGGTCTACGAGATGGGATATAAGCTCAAAAGGATGCGAGAGCTGTATTATCATGTAGCTCATGACCTGGCAGAAGTGAATAGTTGCACGAAATACAACATTGCAAACAAGGCTTTTATTCATTTTCTCTGCTGATGCCACACGGTAGCAGAAGCAGTGCCACCAATTGGTGAAAGATTTTCAGTAAACTGAGTGTTTGACAGAACAATATGATGCCACCAAAGCAATCTGCATGAGTTCTCTACCTCCGGAAGTCTAGATGGTTGCTCTATTTCATTCCTCACCATGGTCATGGCAGGGCGTGACcgacttttttgtattttggcccttttcgcgaaaaaatctcacaaataggcccctggcgaaaccaattccgaaaatggacaacgtcttggcgccagcctacGCCGtgcctccgacgtggcgccggcccgCTGACGTGGccccgaggcttggcgccaagatccatggcgccaagcctcggcgccaagatctgtggcgccaaggctcggcgccaccgtcgctggcgccaagccttggcgccacagatcttggcgccgaggctcggcgccagcctccctgACGCCAAGCCCTCTACCATATATATcgccccttcttcctgcccgagagttcctcctcattattctccactctctcgggtttttactctccctactttaccctagactacgaatcgacattgtagcttaggaaactttcagttgatccgtggatcctgaagagcaaggtatcctctctccgtcgtacctttttttcacatcgattcgctatatatttcttgcatttttgaacttagggtttcatgcaaatgtaggatgccgaggcgtggaaaagctaagaaactaaggtaatctcaacgcccgtagttatgttatatactcattgttgtggatcaaatgaaaaaaccttaattgtaggtttattcttaagtgcgtttgattcatagaaccaaataaacaaaatttagttatggcgcaaagaagaccggaaatgcgttcgatccattgcctctgcctagtggtgttccagtgccgatgtgcttttgcggcgatccttgcaaggtagccaagtccgaagaacatgccacgtataggcagaggtattggatgtgttccaactttgcgtttgaacctacacttcatcagcgccgcattaacatgttggtaaggaaatgttgttgtcttataattattgtccataatttttttgttttataacaattgcatttgttgtagacccctccaccgctatgtgattttgagcagtggatcgacactgagatcaatcctgaagacaaggagtttttggagtatatgatgcattgggatgcagagaggaaggaggtgtacgagaagaggctcatagaggaggctgcggaaaaggagcacaaggaagaggaggaaaggaggcgggttgctgcgaatagggaggagagagagaagaagcttgagcgggcatgccgagcgaaagcagcggttgaggagaatcctgatgccttaaggaagggaaagtggcctcgttgcactcagtagccatatttaggttctagttctatggtttatttatgaacaatattttctactatgagacttttattatgttgtcatgtaataatgcactttaagtaaggacacgcaatttgtagacgacatatgttcattttgcgatgtaatgcattTCGAAGTCGTAGTCTACTGAAATATccgtagaaaataaaaatggtacttgttagcgaaatttcggcagaatttcccctacttgttgatgcaatccatacaaaattacgagatgaatagtgaatataaatacaagcatagaagcatagaagcatatgacacaagcatatgacacattcagaatagaatccacaatagttcagaatgaaagtccttatatatacaaatagtccatatgatacaaagttcgcaatcagaatcgtcactgcctcctagtcttacccttacccttgtgaccaagggcatcggtgcctggagtgtaaggagaacgtggacgacgtagtctagtgccccctacaacctgtgtaggctgagtcaagggagcctcctggagctgagacgggccaatctcctcggccctctgctcatcgtcgtcgtcatcgtcgtcgtcgtcgacttccTCGGATGCAATTGATTTCGAACCTGAGGGGCCTTGGCTGGACGTACCGATGCCTCCTTCGCGTAgggatggaacgtgcacgtctcgcgtcgtgccagtcctgcaaccacaacgagcagcggcACGGTGAAGCCGATTTGACAATCGCTGCAGTAGTAAAAACAAGTTACACAAATgaagaatgtaacgtattaataaaATATTAGAAAGAATAATCTGAGACTTACCTCTAGGACGCTCTGTATCTCGGGGTCCCTAACTCGTGGACGGATATGCtctatatctctaaccgagctttgTAGGGTACGCccctgcaacaaatgactaagtcactaaagcaaCAAATGTCTAAGTCACTAAacgactaaatgattaagtcagatGATCACTAAGTCCTTCTCTAACTATCTAAATCtctaagtaacttaacatagaacatagaaaagtgaagcaattgtcttaccatcctatccaggattggtcctgcctccacctgccttccagcacgagtactctgatcgtacaccgtgtcttcatcgttGGATGAGTGGATATCGGCGTAGTCATCTTCCGTCCACGCTTCCCTCAGCCTGTGCcgcgtcgcaccttggtaccagctctggtattgcctgtacgcactgtttgtgtgcggctCGTTGTTCTCGTCCAAGTTCTGCTCGAACTGCTCCTATTCCTGAATGTACGCGTGGTGGAACGCGGGCCACTCGAAGACCTTCCGTttcttctttcgatccacgctgCACGTCACGTTACAGTTAGCCAAAATTTAGTTAATAGTATTGAAATATATGAAATAGGAAAACACTTACTTGTGTAACTCTATACTAGTCGAGGTCGCCTGTGGTGGCCAAATCTGCCTCATCCCAAATTGACGTGCTACTCGATGTGGCAggtggtactcgacagcatagaagCAAATAAGAGGGCACACCATCCTATAAATATCATCGTCCGTCGCACACATGAAgctaaggggaaaaggaagtggATCGTCTCCGTCGtaaggctgccaatttacctgcaaaatttgaatcaaaaacgttagttgttatactaaaagattacaaagcatgtttaaaaaaaattcacttacactatgagcagtgagcgcgtctatctcgttgatgtaatccAGGTACGCGCGGTCCAACCTCGTATGGCTAACCTTAACCTGATCCCAAATATATGCCCATGTCGGCTGTCGTCTCGGCGGCTCACCTGGGAACCACGGTCGACGCGGCATAATCTCGGGCCGACCAACAGGAAGACGGGACCACATCCATAATTGCAATAGGTAGACACACCCACCAACTGACGGGGAGCCCGAAGTCCGACggcacgcctcgcacagctgcCGGTATAGAAAGCACAACACAGCTGATCCCCAGCTGTAAAAACCAGCCTGGTGCCAGTTagtgaggcagtggatccacatccaagacgCAGTGTCACCTGTAGCATCTGGGAAAAGAACGTAGGCAAAGAGGTGTAGTATCCACGCCCTGCAGTAGTGTCCAACTGTCTCAGCATCCGCGTCCTGGGGGCACTGGCCGAAGTGTTCCCGCAGCCATGAGATTAGCACTCCAGATGTGCGAGTCCCCTGCTCCTCAACCTCTCGCCCCAGGAAGGCTGCGactcgtgctctccaacccTCTGAGACGCACGACCCAGTGACTGGCTGGCCCCGAATCGACAGacccagcatcttctgacagtcctgtagggtcactgtcatctctccgaacgagaggtgaaagctgtgagtctcgggCCGCCACCTACATTTCATCGGATTATTATTTGATAACATGTAAAGACATAACAAAATGAATATGATTAGTGGTAATagtacctgtcaaccaacgcCGTTATAGCCGCTGAATTGAACTTGGGCATCCCACGACGAACCTGATAcgagatgacatctaggccaGCCATCTGTAGCAAAGGAGTGTAGCGGTCGTCGTACTGCAGCGCCAAAAACCCATCATGGGCTCTAgaacgaaggagcggaaggacctGCATGCAAATAAACCGAGTTAGAGATTTCTTAGGACACAAGACGTGGACGCTTGCAAAGCTTTAATCATGAATTGTAGATTATTACCTGCCCTGCCGCTATGAGACGACCtcggtgggtctggtcgtacgcctggtctagaaggtggaagtgcgccatcctacaaaaaaggcaaaaagaaataagattagTAAACAATAAATCATGAAGTTAGAGATGTAGAAACACAACCTTTATGAATAAAACACATATCAAGTAACGAAAAGAGCTActagtcgcacctcactaatctgccaacggcaagtgcgtgaattatgACCCAATCTGCCGCACTTGCCGCACTCGTTCTGTTCTGGATCagcaagaaatggtgttgctctaccacgccttgttcttccggatacctgatccatagtcatgttatgcctcgtccgcttccttgttccatgtttgttccaacggtatgcaggatccgcaacatattttggcccatcatacggaggccactctctaggatcccggaaaggcatgaagcgggggctccatgtcCGCACAAGGGTGCCTACGCTGAACTCATGtggtatcatgctctcgatatcaaaattgcgatgcctagctgctgccaccaaatgagaacatacaaagtggtactgccttggcctaccacaagtgcacttgaaatctcggagaactaccacatgtatcctcgactctcggatCTCACCATCGGACGTTGTACCGCCCCTATGCTCGACCTGATAAGTCCCTGAGCCgagatcaaaacattgcacctcatgtgtggaagccctttcatttgcaatgat containing:
- the LOC117861132 gene encoding uncharacterized protein; protein product: MAAAAAAAAGDSAVPNWVMLERLAFRRDDPASFREDRRTFASGTTSAGTQFDVSFILAEPPTPSRLYLSWPEGPKKGGQGLVMAANRNLVLFRLDSLVDESEPFGQVVHDYFIYIANPSSQQTPLLRRLPPCTEYNVYIEMQVTRLFPVLAVGLLCHGEDEFAVAHLAIRPRKKKSGSRKKKSAMQAELCVLRSSLSSSDDAKWETKVFPLQYQYDDLHYDFLNWEVDGVVPFKNALCWVNYCRGILFFDGVFEDRPKVSYIRLPLDTSFRGTGTDADARKGMYRGLCVTEGGHRLVFVDVARHDGKCYGPRMPNTGFTLTSRTLKMTGNCTTPWEWNQDAVVTSDELWHANTMESLPRDIVMLPLLSIDKANVAHLSMLDWDGGRFSLVSIDLSNMQVMGPVITYLEGEDDTADADIVKTKQVLCAHFIPSEFPKFLDLRKRENHP